A single window of Chitinophagales bacterium DNA harbors:
- a CDS encoding T9SS type A sorting domain-containing protein encodes MKKILLLVTLFLLTFSINIYAQNQESFECVFLNNNGSNGIPKTHYQCGTNANNFINNINGITDVDRLFYGNLNSWVPDNNTAIRTAPVKTIRLAFHIFQPTTPDPNYFLNTQVTVDFMNNVVAYINNTRYTCGWQSSCEPSDPVLAPTQELPNFDSKIMFDLGSPGEERIFFYQDDILNQSTISSTACFNHIAQNNPNFDIDAHLNVFWTQGTYMTSGGGAAGGLTGGESFSNLATRAFIFMFTNESHVSLASLAHELGHTLDLNHTYLGGGASAICDNNDVDYLSDIFSSPLSCPHVDANWDTFDAFSSPTDNVTNNLMGQWAGNHYISPMQAGKMHRALAFSNMRNYVDGCPYSNVPLEITKDETWSFDIRLYRDIIVRSGNTLTVTCSVRLPDNATVVVERGAKLILDGGSITNACEPDPANGITGMWGGIQVWGNAANPHWNGNGQPISPAELLATNASSYPQALTDHGVVVLTNGARLENAVTAISTKNANQDPSFHGGIVYAEDSEFLNNGRAVEFLQFGPGAYPFNASRFENCTFHVDQDYHRVGDYRFVTIWDVQWEQPDLNAVNPVFTFNDCLFESPFNPWDVANGKVAMTHRALYALHAEDAQFYVNSSRFIWMEIGVDAWGTPNLFRDVWVIGDNDLTNYDFHENLLGIHINGFFEADIHHTSFLGLTESSTNQLVSSGIYCFGDDLFDIYDNNFQNLHGGIFSARSQGLPNDIWGNTVRDGNFAISALGDNNGLLITCNDMDRMNFDIAVLNDGMFGSINPVQGGGPAPDGSADATIAGNLFSDFVTCPFPDTHVTNANNEDNAYFRYIFSTDNLRWVPRCITDQTFHPVFNLQSNIILPNEANSYNACNPNGGGGSPQGGLPMGFYNPCTDKPCLAEMATYINAEEQPLKDGDAQSLKDAINNAPTSAATKAALLNESPYLSDEVLTMVVNQTAMAENDAKDVLIANAPLSPSVWTAIDDRQPTFSSTTITAIQQAADPRSLSTRQVLQDWIATVAHKRNTALYDMLEGHVQTDNWTAALDLLQYETTDEAHQLSVRLHLANNDISSAANLLNVMHSNTLENTYFKDLQNLYIALQQNGKTYFDMTAAEETMVRNIANSNTKAAAKARSILTLVTGETFALFIPSLPNASSKHFNGIWESQQRLLTLQPNPNRGTTLLQLTEGLVGEQIEVVIYDLQGKQWQTHRFEPNQQKQWLTTNDLPEGMYICVLKVNGEQKEQVKMVVLK; translated from the coding sequence ATGAAAAAAATATTATTATTAGTTACTCTTTTTCTATTAACATTTTCTATTAACATTTATGCTCAAAATCAAGAGTCATTTGAATGTGTATTTTTGAATAATAATGGAAGTAATGGAATTCCTAAAACACACTACCAGTGCGGTACAAATGCAAATAATTTTATTAATAACATAAACGGTATTACAGATGTAGATAGATTATTCTATGGAAATCTCAATAGTTGGGTTCCTGATAATAATACTGCTATTCGTACAGCACCTGTAAAAACCATTCGTTTGGCGTTTCATATTTTTCAACCTACTACGCCTGACCCAAATTATTTTTTGAATACACAGGTAACCGTAGATTTTATGAATAATGTTGTTGCATATATAAATAATACAAGGTACACTTGCGGCTGGCAATCATCATGTGAACCCTCGGATCCTGTATTGGCTCCTACTCAAGAATTACCTAATTTCGACTCAAAGATTATGTTTGACTTAGGAAGCCCTGGAGAAGAAAGAATATTTTTCTATCAAGATGATATATTAAATCAATCAACTATTTCAAGTACAGCGTGTTTTAACCATATTGCACAAAATAACCCTAATTTCGACATAGATGCCCACTTAAATGTATTTTGGACTCAAGGTACTTATATGACATCAGGCGGTGGAGCAGCAGGTGGGTTAACAGGTGGAGAGTCATTTAGTAATTTAGCAACTAGGGCATTTATTTTCATGTTTACTAATGAAAGCCATGTTAGTTTAGCATCGTTGGCTCATGAACTTGGTCATACTTTAGACTTAAATCATACTTATTTAGGGGGTGGGGCAAGTGCAATTTGTGATAATAATGATGTTGATTATTTAAGTGACATATTCAGTTCCCCTTTATCTTGCCCACATGTAGATGCAAATTGGGATACATTTGATGCTTTTAGTAGTCCCACAGATAATGTAACGAATAATTTAATGGGACAATGGGCTGGCAACCATTACATCTCTCCCATGCAAGCAGGAAAAATGCACCGAGCATTGGCTTTTTCCAATATGAGAAATTATGTAGATGGTTGTCCTTACTCCAATGTTCCATTGGAGATTACAAAAGACGAAACATGGAGTTTTGACATTCGACTATACAGAGATATTATAGTTCGTTCTGGAAACACTTTGACTGTTACCTGCTCCGTTCGCCTCCCTGATAATGCAACAGTGGTTGTCGAACGAGGCGCAAAACTCATCTTAGATGGCGGAAGCATCACCAACGCTTGCGAACCCGACCCTGCCAACGGTATCACAGGAATGTGGGGCGGCATACAGGTATGGGGAAATGCAGCCAATCCGCACTGGAATGGAAACGGACAGCCCATTAGCCCTGCCGAACTATTGGCAACCAATGCAAGCAGCTATCCACAAGCACTGACCGACCATGGAGTCGTTGTATTGACCAATGGCGCACGATTGGAAAACGCAGTGACGGCTATTTCTACCAAAAACGCCAATCAAGATCCTTCTTTTCATGGAGGAATCGTTTATGCAGAAGACAGCGAGTTTTTGAACAATGGTCGAGCAGTGGAGTTTTTGCAGTTTGGGCCTGGTGCTTATCCCTTCAACGCCAGTCGGTTTGAGAACTGTACCTTCCATGTAGATCAAGATTACCACCGAGTAGGGGACTATAGGTTCGTAACTATATGGGATGTGCAATGGGAACAACCCGATCTCAATGCAGTCAATCCTGTATTTACTTTCAATGATTGCCTATTTGAAAGCCCTTTCAATCCTTGGGATGTTGCCAATGGCAAAGTTGCAATGACACATAGAGCCTTGTATGCTTTACACGCAGAGGATGCCCAGTTTTATGTAAACAGCAGCCGTTTTATATGGATGGAGATAGGAGTAGATGCTTGGGGAACGCCCAACCTCTTTAGAGATGTATGGGTGATAGGTGATAACGATTTGACGAACTACGATTTCCACGAAAACCTGTTGGGTATCCACATCAATGGTTTCTTTGAAGCGGACATTCACCATACATCATTCTTAGGACTAACAGAATCCAGTACCAATCAATTGGTATCATCGGGTATCTATTGTTTTGGAGATGATTTATTCGACATTTACGACAACAATTTCCAAAACCTTCATGGAGGTATCTTTTCTGCACGTAGTCAAGGACTTCCAAACGATATTTGGGGAAATACAGTTAGAGATGGCAACTTTGCCATCAGTGCTTTGGGCGACAACAATGGTCTTTTAATTACCTGCAACGATATGGACAGAATGAATTTCGACATTGCAGTTTTAAACGACGGAATGTTTGGTTCTATCAATCCCGTTCAAGGGGGCGGACCTGCTCCTGACGGTTCAGCAGATGCAACCATTGCGGGGAATTTATTCTCCGATTTTGTAACCTGTCCTTTTCCCGATACCCATGTCACCAATGCCAACAATGAAGACAATGCCTATTTTAGGTATATTTTCAGCACAGACAATCTGAGGTGGGTGCCGAGATGTATTACCGACCAAACTTTCCACCCTGTATTCAATTTACAATCCAACATTATTCTTCCAAATGAGGCCAATAGTTACAATGCTTGTAATCCAAATGGTGGGGGCGGTAGTCCACAAGGAGGTCTTCCTATGGGTTTTTACAATCCTTGTACCGATAAACCTTGTTTGGCAGAAATGGCAACGTATATCAATGCCGAAGAACAGCCTTTGAAGGATGGAGATGCTCAAAGTCTGAAAGATGCCATCAACAATGCACCTACAAGTGCTGCTACCAAAGCGGCATTGTTGAATGAAAGTCCTTATCTTTCGGATGAAGTGCTGACAATGGTGGTCAATCAAACAGCTATGGCAGAAAACGATGCCAAAGATGTGTTGATAGCCAATGCACCTCTAAGTCCGTCTGTATGGACAGCAATTGACGACCGACAGCCCACTTTTAGCAGCACTACTATCACAGCAATTCAACAGGCTGCCGACCCGAGAAGCCTTTCAACTCGTCAAGTATTGCAAGATTGGATAGCTACTGTAGCCCACAAACGCAATACTGCCCTCTACGATATGTTGGAAGGTCATGTCCAAACGGACAATTGGACGGCAGCATTGGATTTGTTGCAGTATGAAACGACGGATGAGGCCCATCAATTATCGGTTCGTTTGCATTTGGCAAACAACGACATCAGCAGTGCTGCAAACCTTTTGAATGTCATGCACAGTAATACTTTGGAGAATACTTACTTCAAAGACTTGCAAAACCTCTACATTGCTTTGCAGCAAAATGGCAAAACCTATTTTGACATGACGGCTGCGGAGGAAACAATGGTGCGAAACATCGCCAACTCCAATACCAAAGCTGCTGCAAAAGCGAGAAGTATTTTGACTTTGGTGACAGGCGAAACTTTTGCCTTGTTTATTCCGAGCCTGCCCAATGCTTCGAGCAAGCACTTCAATGGTATATGGGAAAGCCAACAGCGACTATTGACCCTTCAACCGAATCCAAATCGAGGAACAACTTTACTTCAATTGACCGAAGGATTGGTAGGTGAGCAAATCGAAGTAGTCATTTACGACCTTCAAGGCAAACAATGGCAAACACACCGATTTGAACCGAATCAACAAAAACAATGGCTGACGACAAACGATTTGCCCGAAGGCATGTATATTTGTGTACTGAAAGTCAATGGAGAACAGAAAGAACAAGTCAAAATGGTGGTCTTGAAATAA
- a CDS encoding YebC/PmpR family DNA-binding transcriptional regulator → MGRAFEYRKHRKFARWAKMAKAFTKAGREIAMAVKESGPEIDYNPRLRLAVQNAKAVNMPKDRIDAAIKRASEKDSGNYEEVSYQGYGPHGVAVIVDCATDNTTRTVANVRSYFNKCGGSLGKTGSLDYMFDKKCVFKISGEGVDVEELEFDLIDYGAEEVEKYTDEEDEKEYIMIYADFNDFGNIQKAIEEKGFELLEAQYEKNPTNTVKLDEEQQKDLEKLLDKFDEDEDVLNVFHNIEGM, encoded by the coding sequence ATGGGAAGAGCATTTGAATATAGAAAACACAGAAAATTCGCACGTTGGGCGAAAATGGCGAAGGCATTTACCAAAGCAGGTAGAGAGATTGCAATGGCGGTAAAGGAAAGTGGGCCAGAGATAGACTACAATCCGAGATTGCGATTGGCAGTACAAAACGCCAAAGCGGTCAATATGCCAAAGGATAGAATTGACGCAGCCATCAAACGGGCCTCAGAGAAAGATTCGGGCAACTATGAGGAAGTCAGCTATCAAGGTTACGGGCCTCATGGTGTAGCGGTGATTGTAGATTGTGCAACGGACAACACAACTCGAACGGTGGCGAATGTGCGTTCATACTTCAATAAATGTGGTGGTTCTTTGGGCAAGACGGGGTCTTTGGACTATATGTTTGACAAAAAATGTGTGTTCAAAATCAGTGGTGAAGGGGTAGATGTAGAGGAATTGGAGTTCGATTTGATTGACTACGGAGCAGAGGAAGTCGAAAAATACACTGATGAAGAGGATGAAAAAGAATACATCATGATTTATGCAGACTTCAATGATTTTGGCAACATCCAAAAAGCGATTGAAGAGAAAGGTTTTGAGCTTTTGGAGGCACAGTACGAAAAGAATCCAACCAATACGGTCAAATTGGACGAAGAACAACAAAAAGATTTGGAGAAGTTATTGGATAAATTTGATGAAGACGAAGATGTATTGAACGTGTTTCACAATATTGAAGGTATGTAG
- the pruA gene encoding L-glutamate gamma-semialdehyde dehydrogenase has protein sequence MSKGFFNIPYADNEPVLSYAPNSPEKAELKAMLKKMKSEEADMPMFIGGKEVRTNNRVAVHPPHELSHTLGYFHHGNESHVHQAIEAAMNAKESWESMPWEHRAAIFLKAADLLAGPFRQKINAATMLGQSKNAYQAEIDAACELIDFFRFNVQYMVEIYGGQPDSAEGIWNRSEYRPLEGFVFAVTPFNFTSIAANLPAAPALMGNTVVWKPATTQIYSAHVLMQLFREAGLPDGVINMIYTDGPTTGNICFSHRDFGGIHFTGSTGTFNFMWKTIGENISKYKSYPRIVGETGGKDFVMAHPSADAQALIVALARGAFEYQGQKCSAASRAYIPSNLWGEVKKGLVEMVNSFKMGTVEDFRNFINAVIDEKSFDNIAAYIEAAKKDPNVEIIAGGTYSKKKGYFIKPTIIHTQDPKSATMCDELFGPVLTIYVYDENKFEETLEILDQTSPYALTGAIFSQDRQAIVTASHKLRNAAGNFYINDKPTGAVVNQQPFGGARASGTNDKAGSYLNLVRWVSARSIKENFNPPKDYRYPFLSEK, from the coding sequence ATGTCAAAAGGATTTTTCAATATTCCCTATGCTGATAATGAACCCGTATTAAGTTATGCACCCAATTCTCCCGAAAAAGCGGAATTGAAGGCGATGCTCAAAAAAATGAAAAGTGAAGAGGCTGATATGCCGATGTTTATCGGGGGCAAAGAAGTACGAACCAACAACCGAGTAGCAGTGCATCCTCCGCACGAATTGTCGCATACACTTGGCTATTTCCATCACGGCAATGAAAGTCACGTCCATCAAGCCATTGAAGCGGCAATGAACGCCAAAGAAAGTTGGGAAAGTATGCCGTGGGAACACCGTGCGGCTATCTTTTTGAAGGCAGCCGATTTGTTGGCTGGACCTTTTCGACAAAAAATCAACGCTGCAACGATGTTGGGGCAGAGCAAAAATGCCTATCAAGCAGAAATTGACGCGGCTTGCGAATTGATTGACTTTTTTCGCTTCAATGTGCAGTACATGGTCGAAATTTATGGCGGTCAACCCGATTCAGCAGAAGGCATTTGGAACCGTTCGGAATACCGTCCTTTGGAGGGTTTTGTGTTTGCGGTGACTCCCTTCAATTTCACTTCGATTGCGGCCAATCTTCCTGCGGCTCCTGCTTTGATGGGCAACACAGTGGTTTGGAAACCAGCGACTACACAGATTTATTCGGCCCATGTTTTGATGCAGTTATTCCGTGAAGCGGGGCTTCCAGACGGAGTCATCAATATGATTTATACCGATGGTCCAACGACTGGAAACATCTGTTTTTCGCACCGAGATTTTGGAGGGATTCACTTCACAGGTTCGACTGGCACGTTCAACTTTATGTGGAAAACGATTGGCGAAAACATATCGAAATACAAATCTTATCCCCGCATTGTAGGCGAAACGGGCGGCAAGGATTTTGTGATGGCGCATCCTTCGGCTGATGCACAAGCATTGATAGTGGCCTTGGCGAGAGGAGCTTTTGAATATCAAGGACAAAAATGTTCGGCTGCTTCAAGGGCTTACATTCCCTCCAATTTGTGGGGCGAAGTGAAGAAAGGCTTGGTTGAGATGGTCAATTCCTTCAAAATGGGTACGGTGGAAGATTTCCGAAATTTTATCAATGCGGTAATTGACGAAAAATCTTTCGACAATATTGCAGCCTATATTGAAGCGGCAAAAAAAGACCCAAATGTGGAAATCATTGCAGGCGGGACTTACAGCAAAAAGAAGGGCTATTTCATCAAACCTACTATCATTCACACCCAAGACCCAAAATCTGCTACAATGTGTGATGAGTTGTTTGGGCCTGTTTTGACAATTTATGTGTATGATGAAAACAAGTTTGAAGAAACGCTGGAAATACTCGACCAGACTTCTCCTTATGCTTTGACGGGTGCTATCTTTTCACAAGATCGTCAGGCAATTGTAACAGCTTCACATAAACTCCGCAATGCGGCGGGCAATTTCTACATCAACGATAAACCTACTGGTGCGGTGGTCAATCAGCAACCTTTTGGCGGCGCAAGGGCTTCTGGCACAAACGACAAGGCGGGTTCTTACCTCAACCTCGTGCGTTGGGTTTCGGCTCGTTCTATAAAGGAAAACTTCAATCCTCCGAAGGATTACCGCTACCCGTTTTTGAGCGAGAAGTAA
- a CDS encoding AAA family ATPase — protein MKKLPLGKQNFKEIIEDGYLYVDKTHYVHQLVSEASLYFLSRPRRFGKSLLLSTIAHLFNGEKALFEGLHIAEKADWEWEKFPVLQFNFAKFGHKVTNLTELLSYQVEEYAEVFNVQLKHKELSLQLEELVSTISENHKPVVFLVDEYDKPIIDFITDKVQAKINRDALRSFFSPLKDLEAKGCLRLLFITGVSKFSKVSLFSDLNNLTDLTIDPVANTLLGITHQELSDNFGLYIEATAKVLDMSEEKLIEGMKEWYDGYSWDGENFVYNPYSLLNFFRKKRFGNFWFSTGTPTFLVRLLQKENAKPKDIEGKIVTESSFDKFDLDHLDIYMLLFQTGYLTVKKTERRRYRLRYTLGYPNQEVREAFTHNLLEAYTHQSPTIVSDAMVRMEDALQDNDLEEFIGQLKVLFSNISYHLLPKIKRKDATEADEAKAFDVWEGYFQTVIYLMTTFLGLAVQSEITHHKGRLDLLIEAEDYLYLMELKLEEDAADAITQIKSREYLASYRNSPKTVVLLGVSFDKEERNVKSWKAEQWRR, from the coding sequence ATGAAAAAATTACCATTAGGCAAACAAAATTTCAAAGAAATTATTGAAGATGGATATTTGTATGTTGATAAAACCCATTATGTTCATCAATTAGTCAGTGAGGCATCTTTGTATTTTTTATCTCGTCCACGCCGATTTGGAAAATCGCTGCTTCTTTCTACGATTGCACATCTATTCAATGGAGAAAAGGCACTTTTTGAAGGGCTGCACATTGCAGAAAAGGCAGATTGGGAATGGGAAAAATTTCCTGTTTTGCAGTTTAATTTTGCCAAATTTGGGCATAAAGTTACGAACCTTACCGAACTTTTAAGTTATCAAGTAGAAGAATATGCCGAAGTATTTAATGTTCAACTTAAACATAAGGAATTATCTCTTCAATTGGAAGAATTGGTAAGTACAATTTCTGAAAACCATAAACCTGTAGTTTTTTTGGTGGATGAATACGATAAGCCGATCATTGATTTCATCACCGATAAAGTGCAAGCAAAAATAAATCGGGATGCTTTGCGAAGTTTTTTTTCTCCTTTGAAGGATTTGGAGGCTAAGGGTTGTTTGCGTTTGCTTTTCATCACGGGTGTTTCCAAATTTTCAAAAGTTTCTCTTTTCTCTGATTTGAACAATTTAACGGATTTAACCATAGACCCTGTTGCCAATACTTTACTGGGAATTACGCATCAAGAATTATCGGATAACTTTGGTTTGTATATTGAAGCGACTGCAAAAGTTTTGGACATGAGTGAAGAAAAGCTCATTGAAGGCATGAAGGAATGGTATGATGGTTATTCTTGGGATGGCGAAAATTTTGTTTACAATCCTTATTCTTTGCTCAATTTTTTTAGAAAAAAACGCTTTGGTAATTTCTGGTTCAGCACAGGAACACCCACTTTTTTGGTGCGTTTGCTGCAAAAGGAGAACGCTAAACCAAAGGATATTGAAGGCAAAATCGTAACGGAAAGTTCTTTCGATAAGTTCGACCTTGATCATCTCGATATTTACATGCTGCTGTTTCAGACGGGTTATTTGACGGTCAAAAAAACAGAACGCAGACGCTATCGGCTTCGATACACTTTGGGTTATCCGAATCAAGAAGTGAGGGAGGCGTTTACACACAACCTTTTAGAAGCTTATACGCACCAATCGCCAACGATTGTAAGTGATGCAATGGTGCGGATGGAGGATGCGCTTCAAGACAATGATTTGGAGGAGTTTATTGGCCAATTGAAGGTTTTGTTCTCCAATATTTCTTATCACCTGCTACCCAAAATCAAGCGGAAAGATGCAACTGAGGCGGATGAGGCAAAGGCTTTTGACGTGTGGGAGGGTTATTTTCAAACGGTGATTTATTTGATGACAACCTTTTTGGGTTTGGCAGTTCAATCAGAAATCACGCACCACAAAGGGCGTTTGGATTTGTTGATTGAAGCAGAGGATTATTTGTATTTGATGGAATTGAAATTGGAGGAAGACGCAGCCGATGCAATTACTCAAATCAAAAGTCGAGAATATTTGGCTTCTTACCGAAATTCTCCCAAAACGGTGGTATTGCTTGGAGTTAGTTTTGACAAGGAGGAAAGGAATGTAAAAAGCTGGAAGGCAGAGCAATGGAGGCGGTAA
- a CDS encoding T9SS type A sorting domain-containing protein, which yields MINKVLFCIYIILLSFPTISAQVNTFSNIIDVTGPGGFFTDLPEQVVCLKSGDFMILTQSRYPDEIHNLVGGISLTKIDTEGELIWKKLYKSPTPPLSLLPANWGLLPLQDGGFMMAGSSYTETTNEDMFLMRLDSAGNELWFKRYGGSQWERGRTSGILQGEDGNILFLAEKGIYNDLPTWDIYLVNFDKNGKMIWEKTYGGDQFERSVGFEFDKDGGLLIGGHSRSAPAEINGDGILIKTDSEGNVLWQKLFGGSREEGAVQAQATHTREGYIATVYIDTTLVENQEPKTVHFTYGLDAQGDIIWERHFASQKFKAPDDFVELEDGSIIIVGFDENVPQIPDEDNIYNIRESYGWMAKLSSEGELLWEKHFYDDRAITPVMGFRDVELTLDGGLIMTGQIWNRNEVYVEELDSLFVIFNRDIWVVKTDLDGCMYPDCGDNDVVYVDIPDLSPSVLTASEVPLFQVFPNPTRHQTQLYFPNTNLLKGKEVVLEVFDLQGRLVFEQELLGGKERSFWELAVSDWRRGMYVLQLKVEGEVAATQRLVVE from the coding sequence GTGATTAATAAAGTTTTGTTTTGTATATATATTATTTTACTTTCTTTTCCTACAATTTCTGCTCAAGTAAATACTTTCTCCAATATCATTGATGTTACAGGCCCTGGTGGCTTTTTTACAGATTTACCAGAACAAGTGGTTTGTTTGAAAAGTGGTGATTTTATGATACTGACCCAAAGTCGTTATCCCGATGAAATACATAATCTTGTGGGGGGAATCTCCTTGACAAAAATAGATACAGAAGGAGAGTTGATTTGGAAAAAACTCTATAAATCCCCTACTCCACCTTTATCCCTTCTTCCTGCTAATTGGGGTTTATTGCCTTTACAAGATGGAGGATTTATGATGGCAGGGAGTAGCTATACCGAAACAACCAATGAGGATATGTTTTTGATGCGATTGGATTCTGCGGGCAATGAATTGTGGTTCAAACGGTATGGAGGAAGTCAATGGGAAAGAGGAAGAACATCGGGTATTTTGCAGGGGGAGGACGGAAATATTCTTTTTTTGGCAGAAAAAGGGATTTACAACGATTTGCCTACTTGGGATATATACTTGGTCAACTTTGACAAAAATGGGAAAATGATTTGGGAAAAAACGTATGGAGGAGACCAATTTGAAAGGAGCGTAGGATTTGAATTTGACAAAGATGGAGGTTTGTTGATTGGTGGACACAGCCGCAGTGCACCTGCCGAAATCAATGGAGATGGCATTTTGATTAAAACGGACAGTGAGGGAAATGTGCTTTGGCAGAAACTATTTGGAGGTAGTAGAGAAGAAGGAGCAGTACAGGCTCAAGCTACTCACACCAGAGAAGGATATATAGCGACCGTTTATATAGATACAACTTTGGTGGAAAACCAAGAACCCAAAACCGTGCATTTTACTTATGGCTTGGATGCTCAGGGTGATATTATTTGGGAACGTCATTTTGCTTCCCAAAAATTCAAAGCCCCCGATGATTTTGTAGAATTGGAAGATGGCAGCATTATCATCGTGGGCTTTGATGAAAATGTGCCTCAAATCCCCGATGAAGACAATATTTACAACATCCGAGAATCTTATGGATGGATGGCAAAATTGAGTTCGGAGGGCGAATTGTTGTGGGAAAAACACTTTTATGACGACCGAGCGATTACCCCTGTGATGGGTTTTAGAGATGTGGAACTGACCCTTGATGGAGGTTTGATCATGACAGGACAGATTTGGAACCGAAACGAGGTATATGTAGAAGAGTTGGACAGTTTGTTTGTCATTTTCAACCGAGATATATGGGTGGTCAAAACCGATTTAGATGGCTGTATGTATCCTGATTGTGGTGACAATGATGTTGTATATGTCGACATTCCCGACCTTTCCCCTTCGGTTCTTACCGCTTCCGAAGTTCCTCTTTTTCAGGTATTTCCCAATCCTACTCGACACCAAACACAGTTGTATTTTCCCAACACGAATCTATTGAAAGGGAAAGAAGTGGTGTTGGAAGTGTTTGATTTGCAGGGGCGTTTGGTTTTTGAACAAGAACTGCTAGGTGGAAAGGAACGCTCTTTTTGGGAATTGGCCGTTTCGGATTGGAGGCGAGGAATGTATGTGCTGCAATTGAAGGTCGAAGGGGAAGTAGCAGCGACGCAGCGATTGGTGGTGGAATAG
- the fabG gene encoding 3-oxoacyl-[acyl-carrier-protein] reductase: MGLLDNKTALISGATRGIGRGIAVKFAQEGANVAFTYHSSVEKAQALEEELKGYGVEAKGYQSDAADFEAAESLCKDVISTFGAIDILVNNAGITRDTLIVRMSEKQWNEVIQTNLNSVFNLTKNSIRSMMKTRKGSIINITSIVGMRGNAGQSNYAASKAGIIGFSKSIAQELGSRNIRCNAVAPGFIATEMTDELKDEVRDAYLKSIPLKRFGSVEEVADVCLFLASDMSNYVSGQTISVCGAMNC; encoded by the coding sequence ATGGGATTACTCGATAACAAAACTGCCCTTATTTCGGGCGCAACACGAGGCATTGGTCGTGGCATTGCGGTCAAATTTGCACAGGAGGGGGCTAATGTAGCTTTTACCTACCATTCATCTGTCGAAAAAGCACAGGCATTGGAGGAAGAATTGAAGGGGTATGGCGTAGAAGCCAAAGGGTATCAATCGGATGCGGCTGATTTTGAAGCGGCGGAAAGTTTGTGCAAAGATGTAATCAGCACTTTTGGAGCAATAGATATTTTGGTGAACAATGCGGGCATCACCCGTGATACCTTGATTGTGCGAATGAGCGAAAAACAGTGGAATGAGGTCATTCAAACCAACCTCAATTCTGTATTTAACCTCACCAAAAACAGCATTCGCTCGATGATGAAAACCCGTAAAGGTTCTATCATCAACATCACTTCAATTGTAGGAATGAGAGGCAATGCTGGACAATCAAACTATGCAGCTTCAAAAGCAGGGATCATTGGCTTTTCCAAATCCATTGCTCAGGAACTAGGGTCACGCAACATTCGCTGCAATGCCGTTGCTCCTGGGTTCATTGCAACCGAAATGACCGACGAACTCAAAGACGAAGTACGGGATGCTTATCTCAAATCCATTCCCCTCAAGCGTTTTGGCAGCGTTGAAGAAGTAGCAGACGTTTGTTTGTTTTTGGCTTCTGATATGTCCAACTATGTATCGGGACAAACGATAAGTGTTTGTGGAGCAATGAATTGCTAA